In Chrysemys picta bellii isolate R12L10 chromosome 3, ASM1138683v2, whole genome shotgun sequence, a single genomic region encodes these proteins:
- the POPDC3 gene encoding popeye domain-containing protein 3, producing the protein MGENESFWESLIYAHPTCVAWKQEPEGSIYHLASILFVVGFMGGSGFFGLMYVFSLLGLGFLCSSVWAWLDICAADIFSWNFVLFVICFIQFIYVTYQVRSVSFEKEFQELYSSLFQPLGISLTVFRKIVLCCDAEVVTLEKEHCYAMQGKTPIDKLSMLVSGRISVTVDGEFLHYIFPLQFLDSPEWDSLRPTEEGIFQVTLTAETDCRYVAWRRKKLYLLFAKHRFISRLFSILIGSDIADKLYALNDRVHVGKGLRYDIRLPNFYQVAVPGTPKVQPAEQLVSNSRQKFTNIANCDSSKK; encoded by the exons ATGGGAGAAAATGAAAGTTTTTGGGAGAGCTTGATATATGCACATCCTACCTGTGTAGCCTGGAAGCAAGAGCCAGAAGGATCTATCTACCATCTAGCTAGTATTCTATTCGTTGTTGGCTTCATGGGAGGAAGTGGATTCTTTGGGCTAATGTACGTCTTCAGTTTGCTTGGACTGGGCTTTCTCTGCTCTTCTGTATGGGCTTGGCTGGATATATGTGCTGCTGATATATTCTCCTGGAATTTTGTCCTCTTTGTGATATGCTTCATACAATTTATTTATGTTACTTACCAAGTTCGGAGTGTTTCCTTTGAAAAAGAATTCCAGGAACTCTACAGTTCTCTTTTTCAGCCTCTGGGAATCTCTTTGACTGTTTTTAGGAAGATTGTCTTGTGTTGTGATGCAGAAGTGGTTACTTTGGAGAAGGAGCATTGTTATGCTATGCAAGGCAAAACACCTATTGATAAACTCTCTATGCTTGTGTCTGGAAG GATCAGCGTGACCGTTGATGGAGAGTTTCTGCATTATATTTTCCCCCTTCAATTTCTGGATTCTCCTGAATGGGATTCCCTAAGACCCACAGAAGAGGGTATTTTCCAG GTAACTCTTACAGCAGAGACGGACTGTCGATATGTGGCTTGGAGGAGAAAGAAACTGTATTTGCTGTTTGCTAAACACCGTTTCATTTCACGTCTGTTTTCAATTTTAATTGGGAGTGACATTGCTGATAAACTATATGCCTTGAATGACAGAGTGCACGTAGGAAAAGGACTTCGATACGACATCCGGTTACCAAACTTCTACCAAGTGGCAGTACCAGGGACACCCAAAGTGCAACCTGCAGAACAACTTGTGAGCAATTCAAGACAAAAGTTCACTAACATTGCAAACTGTGACTCTTCTAAAAAATAA